The segment TGCGTTTTTGGTTTCCTCGTCAACACAAGTAAGACGAATCTGACCGTGTATTTTTATacgattattattataatcCACAACATTAAATGTACGCTCTTTCGACAACGGTAAGTTCATACGGGTAACCACGCTAACAGGAATGCAATTGACATCTGCACCGGTATCAAGCTTAAATTCCACTGGCCAGTCCTGAATTAGGTATCGTTTAGTCCATTTGTAATTGGAACCCACTGTTGCTACGTTACAGTTTACTctacaataataattattttgaaattcataAGAATCCCTATTTTCCATACCCTCACAATAAACATCTCTAACAATGTTACCTGAATCAGCCCACGCGATCATGTTTACATCTTTGTCGTTCCTTTGCTTCACTTCATGCGTTGTTCGTACCGGTTCCCGTGAGATGtcactgttgctgttgatctTCGGAGCTTTGCAGAATTTCATGAAATGTCCCCGCTTTCCGCAATTGTTACAGGTCACATTCTTTGCAGGACAATAACGACGATGACTCCCGTTAAAAGGTTGTCCACAGTTATAGCAGCTTGCCTTATGAAGTTTACTACGCTGAATTATGtctattttccaatttccagCATCTTTTTCTACACTATTGAGGTGATGTACATCGTTGGTCTGAATTAACTGCTTGTGTTTTGATGCAGCCTCATACGTTTTACACATTTCTACGACGTTTTGAAGCGGCTCGTCTTTTGCATCCAACAATTTTAGCTGCAACGTTTTATTCTGGATGCCGACTATAATACGATCACGAAGCATTCGGTCAGCATAGGATGCGTGACAATTTGCACACTCAAATTCGCAAAATGCCATTTGTTTTCGTAGTGCCGTTTCAAACTCTGCAAAGGGTTGATTTTCATTCTGCTCTATGAGGTTGAATTTGAACGCTTCGATGGCCAAATTTTTTCTTGGAAGACAGTAAGAATCAAAAGCAGTAATGACGTCATCCAATGTTCTGcctatttcttctttttcagcAGCATCTCCTTTATCatctttttttgcattgttttcgaCAATTTCACCGAACATTGCCTTCATGTCTCCGTTGCTGGGAAATAATGTGTTGTATATTTCAACTCCGTGATCACCAACTAGCCATAAAAAGATCGCGATCTTGTTCCGCTCGTCCTCGTTGATTTTGTTATTCGCAATCATAAAGATGTGAAACTGCTGCTTCCATTTTGGCCATTCTTTTGCCAAATCTGAGCAATCCAGCGCTCTTGGTAAGCGGTCTGCTGAATTTGCCGCCATCttgctgcttcttttcttctcttgaTACACGCAATATGCGACTTTAATATGCGTTTGTTCTGCTGGCAAACGACAATAAATCCACGATTTACCGGATATTGGACGATACTTTCCCGTTTGCTTTTAGGTTCCGAGAGTTCTTACACTTCTGACACCATgtaataagttttattatgtACACTTTATTACGGATACGTCTGTTGCTCTCTAGTTCCCAAGCACGTCTGCTGGATCATTCCCCAAGCAGCCAGAACTGTCATATGCCAGTGTTGCCAGCAACCTTGCTTATTACAGCTCTAGTCTTATTTACTTTCCAGAAGAAACGGGAATTGTTAAGTTTCGGTTACTTTTTTAAATGGTAATACATGACAACCAATTTTTTCATGAGCAGCCTTCAATGCTTTACCATATTCAATGCATGAGTAATTATGTACCAAATTGATGATTCTGATTATTTTGATTGAatataaagaaaaagaagacatTCTtgacaaaaacattttttggtttttgtagtATAGCAACCTTATAGATACGTTGTATATATAAACCTTGTTATGTTGCTTGACAGATGAAAGATGGATTAACAATAAAGAGCAATCGCATGTGGAACCACGAGGAGTCAAGACGTGTTTTATCACGATACTACATTTGGCGACgagtaaaaagaaacaaagagaaCTAGCAGTGGAACAAAATCAGACGGCAAGATACAATGAATACAATTGGTAAGCTTACTTCGTTTTGTTACTTCGGAAATGtgaaagaaggaaaatgtgATTGAAAGTACATTTGTATTGCAATTTGCTTAAATGCAGTGAACCCCGATTCAATTCGGACTGGCGTAAAAGCTGATGAAAAATGAAGCCAATTGAAAATTTGCTTAAATGCAGGACTATCCAAGTGAAAAGtgtggttaaaaaaaaaaaaaaatgaatattgcTCCCTTGTTAATTTGCTTTAATGCAGAATACGGTAAACGTGTTGAAACAAGTTTCGCTTAAACGCCGAATCTATGTGTAACAAAGAATGAGTATTGTTCCTTTGTTTGCTTGAATGCAGAACTCGGAAAACATGTCGGAACAGGTATTGCTTCAATGCGGAATCCATATGTGAGTGTTTGGCACAAAGTCGAGTATTAATACATGCAAGGATGGCTTATGTATGAGTGCGCGTCTTTATCAAAATGGAGGATGAAACGCAGAAAAACGGAAAGACATgtgaattataaaaaaagcaaatcaaTCAAATGTGCGTGATGGGATTTTTCCTGAAAATTGCTTAAACgctgaataataaaaataaaataataataataataataataagatgattgaaagatcaagtGTTCTACAATAAGTATTATGTTATTGCACCAGTTTTAGTGTGATGCAGTGTTGTCAAACTTATAATGCATAATGCAGAGCTGCATGTTTGGATGTGTGAATAAACACAATCCTAATGTATTTTGACTATTTACATGAATTTCACAGACGCACACGTCTGATTTCTTCTGAATGACTAAATtctgttgtattatttttacagATCTATTTCGTTTCCCAGGGCTGACGCCTCAACCGTTTAATTATGAGGGTCACCGAGAAAACCTTGGAAATGAgtggaaaaaatggattaaatCTTTCGAAATCATGCTTCGAGCATCTCGAATTGATGATGAGGAGTGGAAGAAAGACCTACTATTGCATTTTGTGGGACCAAAGGTCCAACAAATTTATGAAACTCTGCCAGAACTACCAAGCATTGAGAAACGAGGACCTCTTTCAAATATTGAACAATATACCCCCAATATGAACAGCTACGAAGAGGCCGtagcaaaattaaataatttcttcTTGCCGAGACAAAACCCCACCTATGAACGACACCTATTGCGgcaaattaaacaacaaccAGGAGAGAATTTTGACACTTTTATAGTGAAATTACGCATACAAGCAGAAAGATGCGGCTATGGCGACAAGACAGAAGAAAATATTAGAGATCAGATTATTGAAAACTGTCAGTCAGCTGCATTGCGTAGAGAGTTATTGAGACTAGGCGACGCTAATCTCGATAAAATATTGAGTGTAGCAAAAATTCTTGAAACAGTTGCTCATCAAGAAAAATCGTTCATAGGAAGTCAGCATCAAGTTGACGATGTTAATAAAATTGATGGGTATTCTGTTCATAAAAAGAGAATCTTTGCtgaaacaaatcaaatgcaaTGCCATCGTTGTGGGTATATGGGACATCTTGCCAAAGACGAGAAATGCCCAGCCAAAGGAAAAACTTGTAGTAAATGCGGCGGCATGAATCATTTCGCTAAGAGGTGTCGCACTAAAAACCCAGAACAAAGGACTTTCAAGGGTACCAAGAAATATCGACGAGAGGCAACAGAAGCTGGAAATAGAGAGTACAAACATGACACAGTGAAACATATTGATAACAATACCACGGAATACGTCTTCCATCTCACGCCATATGATAACAGCAGCGAAATGTGTTGTAAAATAGGTGGTATCCCTATAAACGCTATGATCGATTCGGGATCAAAATACAACTTAATCAGCCAAATTGTCTGGGAGCAACTAAAGTCCCAACATGTTGTTGTATCAAATCAACACCGTGATGCCACAATTACACTCAAGGCATATGGCGGACAGGTACTGCCGCTCGTAGGTGTGTTTACTGCTACAGTTACTTTAGGCTCAGCAGAAACTACTGCCGATTTCTATGTTGTGAAGGGTGATGGCAAAACTTTAATTGGGCGTGATACGGCTACTCTCATGGGAGCGTTGAAAATTACCGTTCCTGTAAATACGGTTGACAACGAAAACCATAAACTGTCGACCTTGAAGAATGTTGTGGTAGATATACCAATAAAATCAGGTTCAGTAGCTGTCGCTCAGCCATACCGTCGAATACCGGTTGCCCTGGAAAAACTAGTCGATAAAAAACTGGATGAACTACTGATTCAGGGAGTTATCGAGCAAGTAAATGAGCCATCTAAGTGGGTATCACCTGTAGTAGTTGTCCCTAAAGGAAACAACGATGTTCGCATATGTGTAGATATGCGGCGCGCTAACGAGGCGGTTGAGAGAGAAAATCATCCACTACCTACTTTTGAGGACTTCTTACCACATATGGCTAAGGCAAAGGTATTTTCCCGTCTGGACATTAAAAATGCTTTCCACCAGGTTAGTGCAAACGAAGGTTGATTAAGGATTGATTGCGATTTAAATTCTTTTGTTAACCTAATCTATTTGAATTACGTTGCTTATAACTCAATCGAAATATATTATATCAGAAACTAATCCTAATGAGTTTCATTTTAGGTagaaatttcaaaacaatctCGGGGGATTACTACGTTCATCACACGTAGAGGGTTGTTCCGTTACACCAGACTTATGTTTGGGATAAACTGTGCACCAGAGCTGTTCCAGAAAACTATGGAACAAATTCTTACAGGCTGTGAAGGATGCTTGAATTACATCGATGACATTATTGTATACGGATCGCATAGAGATGAACATGACAAAAGACTGACAAAGGTTCTCCAAAGGCTCAAAGAGTGGAACGTGGTGCTAAATGCAGATAAATGCGTTTACGGGGTATCAGAAATGAGAATTTTAGGGCATGTTATATCTGCAGAAGGAGTAAAACCAGACAAAGATAAACTAAATGCGATACGAAACTTCAGGGCACCAAAATCAGCAGAAGAAGTTCGAAGTTTTTTAGGTTTAGTAAATTATGTAGGAAAATTTATCCCTGATATGGCAACCATTACACATCCATTACGACAGCTAACAgttgaaaaggaaaaatttGTATGGAAATCAGAGCATCATTCAGCGTTCGAGAAACTCAAATCGTTTATGATAAGCCCATCAACACTAGGTTTTTTTGATATTGAAGATAGAACACAGTTAATTGCTGACGCAAGTCCTGTTGGGTTAGGAGCGGTATTAATACAGATTAATTCAGAAGGAAATCCGAGAGTAATTGCATACGCAAGCAAAAGTCTATCTAATACAGAAAAACGCTATGCACAAATTGAAAAAGAGGCCCTAGCGCTTGTTTGGGCAGTAGAACGCTTCCATTTTTATCTATATGGTCGTCAATTTGAACTTATAACAGATCATAAACcattagaaaaaatatttagtACAAAATCGAAACCATGTGCCAGGATCGAGAGATGGGTAATACGGCTGCAATCTTACAAAGCATCTGTTATTTATAGACCAGGGAAATCCAATATTGCTGATCCACTTTCACGCCTCGCGATCACAGAGACCGTAGAAGGTAAACCATTTGATGAGTTTTCTGAACAGTATGTGGCATGGATTGTTTCCAATGCATCACCAGTAGCGCTAAAGCTTACAGAGATagaaaaagcttcaaaagcCGATGGAACTATTCAAGCGGTTCGTCAGGGAATCGAAAAGAATGAATGGACCGAAGATACTTCGacattcaaaatattttctacTGAACTATGCTTTGCTAACAATATACTGTTGCGAGGAAACAGAATAGTTATGCCTGCTTCATTAAGAGAAAGGACCTTACATCTAGCCCATGAAGGTCACCCAGGTATGAGCATTATGAAACAGCGATTAAGGGCCAAAGTATGGTGGCCAAAACTTGACTTACAAGTAGAACAATACGTCAGGAATTGCCGGGGATGTATGCTGGTCTCTGCAGCGCCCGCTCCAGAACCAATGAAGCGAAGAGAATTGCCATCAGCACCATGGCAACACGTGGCCATTGATTTTCTAGGACCTCTCCCATCAGGCCATTCGTTGTTAGTAGTAGTCGATTATTTCAGTCGCTACATAGAAGTAGAAATTATGAAAAAGACGGATTCTATACAGACTATAGGACggttaaattcaatttttgcaCGATTCGGACTACCTCTATCTATTACTGCAGATAATGGGCCGCAGTTCTCAAGCGAAGAGTTCCTACAGTTTTGCACCACCAATAACATTAAATTGATCAGTACCACCCCATACTGGCCGCAACAAAATGGTGAAGTCGAAAGACAAAACCGATCCCTTCTTAAACGACTTGTCATCAGTCAATCAATGAATGCAAATTGGATCGAAGAGCTTAACAAATACCTATTAATGTATCGATCTTCTCCTCATTCAGTCACTAGGAAAACACCGTCGGAGatgctttttaattataaCATAAGAGATAAATTACCATCTATATTTAATCCAATAGTTGAACATGAAGAAGTGGCAGACAGAGATAAGGAAGCTAAACACAAAGGTAAAATGTATTCAGATAAACGAAGAAACGCAAAAGTTAGCTCAATATGCCCGGGTGACGAAGTTCTGGTCAAACGAATGCGTAAAACCAACAAACTATCATCTAACTTTGGGACAAAAGTTTTTAAGGTGGTTGAAAGGAAAGGAGGAGATGTATTAATAGCATCAAAAGAATCCGGTTTGAAATACCGGAGGCACGTATCTCATTTGCTTAAAGTTTCTACAGAAGAAGGTAACCCCCTTGCACCAGAATCAGTAGACAACGGAATGGTAGATCcaaataacaaagaaaagaaTGTTACTTGCAAAGATACCACAAGCAAATTAACTGATAGAAGTCTTAGCTATAAGCCAAGTAATGAGACCACAAGATCTAAAAGAACTATTCAAAAACCAAATTACTTAAATGACTATATTAGCAGTTAGAAATCCATTAGTTAGTAAGCAATACATTAtctataaaaaaaggaaagtgaaTGTAGTATAGCAACCTTATAGATACGTTGTATATATAAACCTTGTTATGTTGCTTGACAGATGAAAGATGGATTAACAATAAAGAGCAATCGCATGTGGAACCACGAGGAGTCAAGACGTGTTTTATCACGATACTACAGTTTTTAACTTATTTcatgataaaaaaacaaacgtttaAAATGCTTtgcatattattaaaataaacattattttctaCTTTTTCCTCAAATGTGCTCTCTTCTAatcatatttcatttataaaacaTATTACCAACAGAGAAAAGTGTTGCAGAATTAGTATTATTTATGTAATTATATATTTATGAAATTGTACTTACCAAGGTTATATTATTTATAGTATTGactttaaaagaaattaaactagtaaaaaattaataattaataaaaaatcacCGGAAAAATTGCTGGAAAAAGGTACGTTCAATGTAATTTATATAAAACAGCATAAAACACCTCCATTTAAAAGGTGAGTTGCCAACCttaacaaatattaaaaaatagtaaacaagATTTGAGAGATCCCATTTCCTCGCTAGTGTCTGAATCTAATGTGTGAACCTTTGAGccaaatttgaattttttattttcaatacaaCAAAAGATTTTGAAGTTTTAGTTTGAAAAAGAATAACTTCCCATTCAAAATGTACGGGATACACGAAGGTATACCGGTCGTAGAGATGAAGGTTTAAATTTGCTCATTGAGACAACGGTTAAAAGTGCTTGACTCTTGAATTGAACTGCTCGAATGCACTACCGTGTAAACATAACTTTAGAGGATGGAAGGTTTCTAGCTTTTCCACTTCCCTAAATTCGACCCTTTTCTCTAAAC is part of the Anopheles gambiae chromosome X, idAnoGambNW_F1_1, whole genome shotgun sequence genome and harbors:
- the LOC133393699 gene encoding uncharacterized protein LOC133393699, whose product is MAANSADRLPRALDCSDLAKEWPKWKQQFHIFMIANNKINEDERNKIAIFLWLVGDHGVEIYNTLFPSNGDMKAMFGEIVENNAKKDDKGDAAEKEEIGRTLDDVITAFDSYCLPRKNLAIEAFKFNLIEQNENQPFAEFETALRKQMAFCEFECANCHASYADRMLRDRIIVGIQNKTLQLKLLDAKDEPLQNVVEMCKTYEAASKHKQLIQTNDVHHLNSVEKDAGNWKIDIIQRSKLHKASCYNCGQPFNGSHRRYCPAKNVTCNNCGKRGHFMKFCKAPKINSNSDISREPVRTTHEVKQRNDKDVNMIAWADSE